The proteins below come from a single Mucilaginibacter mali genomic window:
- the traJ gene encoding conjugative transposon protein TraJ, with the protein MKNKIYKVAFAAILATFMPLFSHAEGIADDLHSLQGMLDQLYNQMLPLCSGMIGVARGIAGFATLWYIGARIWKHLAAAEPVDVYPLLRPFAIGFCILAFPAVLGLINGVLQPVVTATQGMVTNTNQAIARLLADGKPDAAEVSPNDQNSDPDKWYQYSHPDGSGGDIATANPISDAFSGWSIKNWARKFITEVLNVLFQAAALCLDTVRTFKLIVLAILGPLCFGLSIFEGFQHSLKQWLARYVNVFMWLPVANIFGAIIAKVQENMIINIQNGNLGGNEFGNTSTAYLIFLLIGIVGYFTVPSVANYIMNVGGHALFNKTSALASMAVSYFGGSVMQSFTKGNINNSQQTNNQSSGNTQNFNKSKLSGSPPKSK; encoded by the coding sequence ATGAAAAACAAGATTTATAAGGTGGCTTTCGCAGCCATCCTCGCCACGTTTATGCCTCTATTTTCCCATGCGGAAGGTATCGCCGATGACCTGCATAGTTTGCAAGGTATGCTCGACCAGCTTTACAACCAGATGCTGCCCTTGTGCAGCGGCATGATCGGGGTCGCCCGTGGGATCGCCGGTTTCGCTACCCTGTGGTATATCGGCGCGCGGATCTGGAAACACTTGGCAGCGGCAGAACCCGTAGACGTTTATCCCTTACTGCGCCCTTTCGCTATCGGTTTTTGCATCCTGGCTTTCCCGGCAGTACTGGGGCTGATCAACGGTGTATTGCAGCCGGTGGTTACTGCCACCCAAGGGATGGTGACGAATACCAACCAGGCCATTGCCCGCCTGTTGGCAGACGGCAAACCTGATGCGGCCGAAGTCTCGCCTAATGACCAGAACAGCGATCCCGACAAATGGTATCAATACAGTCACCCGGATGGCTCAGGCGGCGATATAGCCACTGCAAATCCGATCTCCGATGCTTTTTCCGGCTGGAGTATCAAAAACTGGGCAAGGAAATTTATCACGGAAGTGCTGAACGTGCTTTTCCAGGCGGCGGCGCTTTGCCTCGATACCGTCCGCACTTTTAAGCTGATCGTGCTGGCCATACTCGGCCCGCTCTGTTTCGGGCTGAGCATTTTCGAGGGCTTCCAGCATAGCCTGAAGCAATGGCTGGCGCGCTACGTGAATGTCTTTATGTGGCTGCCTGTGGCGAATATCTTCGGGGCGATCATCGCCAAAGTCCAGGAGAACATGATCATCAATATCCAGAACGGGAACCTCGGCGGCAATGAATTCGGCAATACCAGCACGGCTTACCTGATCTTCCTGCTCATTGGTATCGTCGGCTATTTCACGGTGCCAAGCGTGGCCAACTATATCATGAATGTCGGCGGCCACGCCCTGTTTAATAAAACCAGCGCGCTGGCTTCGATGGCGGTCAGCTATTTCGGCGGCTCGGTCATGCAGAGTTTTACCAAAGGCAACATTAATAACAGTCAACAAACCAACAATCAATCTTCGGGCAACACGCAAAACTTTAACAAAAGTAAACTGTCGGGCAGCCCGCCAAAAAGCAAATAA
- a CDS encoding TerB family tellurite resistance protein gives MKKSILTSLLCVGLALSAPFSGRAQSVADVIQQLVLDYQKLASLKNILGQMYTGYTVLSKGYGAVKGVAQGNFSLQEAFLDGLYLVSPAVRKYPRVSDIINDQAQLVREYKSASGAFRQDQHFSPDELAYMMNIYNNLVSQSLKNLDDLSMVVTDSRLRMSDAERLTAIDRIYMESHNQLSYLRKFNDQAARISWQRAQGTADRQGIKSIYGLNE, from the coding sequence ATGAAGAAATCAATTTTAACCAGCCTGTTGTGCGTTGGCCTTGCGCTAAGCGCACCGTTCAGCGGCCGGGCGCAGTCCGTGGCGGATGTTATCCAGCAACTGGTGCTGGACTATCAAAAACTGGCCAGCCTGAAAAACATCCTCGGCCAGATGTACACCGGCTATACCGTGCTAAGCAAGGGCTACGGCGCGGTTAAAGGGGTAGCCCAGGGCAACTTCAGTTTGCAGGAGGCTTTCCTGGACGGCCTCTACCTGGTCAGCCCGGCTGTCCGCAAATATCCGCGGGTAAGCGATATTATCAATGACCAGGCGCAACTTGTTAGGGAATATAAAAGTGCTTCCGGTGCCTTTCGCCAGGATCAGCATTTTAGCCCGGATGAGCTGGCTTATATGATGAATATCTACAATAACCTGGTGAGCCAAAGCCTGAAGAATCTGGATGACCTGTCGATGGTCGTCACCGATAGCCGGTTACGCATGAGTGATGCGGAACGGCTGACGGCCATTGACCGCATCTACATGGAGAGCCATAACCAGTTGAGTTACCTGCGCAAGTTCAATGACCAAGCCGCGCGGATCAGCTGGCAGCGGGCGCAGGGGACGGCCGACCGGCAGGGGATCAAATCCATTTATGGTTTAAACGAATAA
- a CDS encoding conjugal transfer protein TraI: MRTTIKTPTVIICLFFFLTGTEVKAQIPGVSLVTGVIKKVIVAIDLKVQQLQNQTLVLQNAEQQLENSLHLSSLNGISDWLSKEKELYTGYYQELNKVRGLIADYDAVKSIISKQKQLVVEYQQANALFHRDAHFSASELQYMGNIYNGILQESLRNLDELLLVVSDLSTRMDDAERLQKISEAAKAMQTNLDHLRQFNRQNAGLSLLRAKDAQDRQNVKQLYGIN, from the coding sequence ATGAGAACAACCATTAAAACACCAACTGTCATCATCTGTTTGTTTTTTTTCCTCACCGGAACAGAAGTAAAAGCGCAGATCCCCGGTGTCAGCCTGGTTACCGGGGTGATCAAAAAGGTGATTGTGGCCATCGACCTGAAAGTGCAGCAATTGCAAAACCAGACCCTGGTGCTGCAAAACGCAGAACAGCAATTGGAGAACTCGCTCCATCTCTCCAGCCTGAACGGCATCTCCGATTGGCTGAGCAAGGAAAAAGAACTCTACACCGGTTATTACCAGGAACTCAACAAGGTCAGGGGACTGATCGCGGATTACGATGCAGTCAAAAGTATCATCAGCAAACAAAAGCAACTGGTCGTGGAATACCAGCAGGCGAACGCGCTTTTCCACCGGGACGCGCATTTTTCAGCCTCAGAATTGCAATACATGGGTAATATCTATAACGGTATTTTACAGGAAAGCCTGCGCAACCTCGATGAGTTGCTGCTGGTCGTCAGTGACCTTAGCACCCGGATGGACGATGCCGAACGCCTGCAAAAGATCAGTGAGGCGGCCAAGGCCATGCAAACCAACCTCGACCATCTGCGCCAGTTTAACCGGCAGAACGCCGGCCTGAGTTTGCTGCGCGCCAAAGATGCGCAGGACCGGCAAAACGTGAAACAACTTTATGGGATCAACTAA
- a CDS encoding TraG family conjugative transposon ATPase, translated as MEKELKNILPLMGIEHDCILSKQGEYTVAYRVQLPEIFTLSDEDYENMHQAWVKAIRVLPKDSVLHKQDWFTRREVLAGAEKNDSFLSGAAKRYFEGRPYLAHDCLLYLTKKPKGRIKSSSLFSTLLRPALVPKETLQVQARQEFLDTCTQFKRLLEDTRLISLTRLTANELQSQLNKTGLIERYCFLSEDESQRLIKDINLSDSVRIGSQQMAVYTLGDAEQLAAHCGSRLTYDAYSTDQTRFPVSFAAGLGLLLDCSHIYNQYIFIGDAQATLRQLEKKRLRLQSLSAYSRENAISLDATNDFLNEAISQQRLPVKAHCNVMIWSNNETRLKENGNKVVSALAAMDAAGKPETDGAAQIWWAGIPGNGGDFPLNDTFDTFAEQAACFLNLESNYRSDPPAEGIRFCDRLSGKPVYADLYDAPRHNGITSNMGTLVCGTSGGGKSITVNHILRSLYDQGAHCVTVDIGGSYKGLCGLVGGYYFTYEEHNPIRFNPFYLGKGDVLDTEKKESLKALLVSLWKGENETFNRAEYVALSNALQGYYEQLAQNPGLFPGFNSFYDYLEGDYRKVLESHRVKERDFDMDNFLYVLRPYYKGGEFDYLLNATENLELLSQPFIVFELDQIKDHPILFPVVTLIIMELFISKMRKLPGLRKVLTIDEAWKAIAKSGMAEFLRYAFKTIRKFNGIPIVITQELEDLINSPVIKDAIINNADIKILMDMRKFQGKFSKLQDALGLSDKGKTILLSVNKDNREIFIDIGGQVMKVYKNELCPEEYYAFTTEGRERVKVLEYAEKYGSVEQGIKALVAELQTSKAA; from the coding sequence ATGGAAAAAGAATTAAAAAATATACTGCCCCTTATGGGTATCGAGCATGACTGCATCCTGTCCAAACAGGGGGAATATACCGTCGCCTACCGCGTGCAGTTACCCGAGATATTCACCCTGTCCGACGAGGATTATGAAAACATGCACCAGGCCTGGGTCAAAGCTATCCGGGTATTGCCCAAAGACAGCGTGCTGCATAAACAGGACTGGTTCACCCGGCGGGAAGTGTTGGCCGGCGCGGAGAAAAACGACAGCTTTTTGTCGGGAGCGGCCAAACGGTATTTCGAAGGACGGCCCTACCTGGCGCATGATTGCCTGCTGTACCTGACCAAAAAACCGAAAGGCCGTATCAAAAGCAGTTCACTGTTTTCGACACTGCTGCGCCCGGCTTTAGTCCCTAAAGAAACCTTACAGGTGCAGGCCCGCCAGGAGTTTCTGGATACCTGCACCCAGTTCAAGCGCCTGCTGGAAGATACGCGCCTGATCAGCCTGACCCGCCTGACCGCCAACGAGCTGCAAAGCCAGTTGAATAAAACAGGGCTGATTGAACGCTATTGCTTCCTGTCCGAAGATGAGAGCCAGCGGCTGATCAAGGATATTAACCTGTCGGATAGTGTCCGGATCGGCAGCCAGCAAATGGCGGTCTATACTTTGGGTGATGCTGAGCAACTGGCCGCGCATTGCGGCTCCCGCCTGACCTATGATGCTTATTCTACTGACCAGACCCGCTTCCCCGTTAGCTTCGCCGCAGGCCTGGGGCTATTGCTGGATTGCAGCCATATCTATAACCAGTATATTTTCATCGGCGACGCGCAGGCCACCCTGCGCCAGCTGGAGAAGAAACGCCTGCGCCTGCAATCGCTTTCGGCCTATTCCCGCGAAAACGCCATTTCACTGGACGCCACCAATGATTTTCTGAACGAGGCGATCAGCCAGCAGCGGTTACCGGTGAAGGCGCATTGCAATGTGATGATCTGGTCTAATAATGAAACGCGTTTAAAGGAAAACGGTAACAAGGTTGTTTCCGCGCTGGCAGCGATGGATGCCGCCGGTAAGCCCGAAACCGACGGCGCGGCGCAGATCTGGTGGGCTGGCATCCCCGGCAATGGCGGCGATTTTCCGCTCAACGATACCTTTGATACGTTCGCTGAACAGGCTGCCTGCTTCCTCAACCTGGAGAGCAATTATCGCAGCGACCCACCGGCGGAAGGCATCCGTTTTTGTGACCGCTTATCCGGCAAACCTGTTTATGCCGACCTCTATGATGCCCCGCGGCATAACGGCATTACCAGCAATATGGGCACGCTCGTTTGCGGCACCTCTGGCGGCGGCAAATCCATAACCGTTAACCATATCCTGCGTTCACTTTATGACCAGGGCGCGCATTGCGTGACAGTCGATATCGGCGGCAGTTATAAAGGCCTTTGTGGTTTAGTTGGTGGTTATTATTTCACTTATGAAGAACATAACCCCATCAGATTCAATCCATTCTATTTGGGCAAGGGCGATGTATTGGACACGGAGAAAAAAGAAAGCCTGAAAGCCTTATTGGTTTCCCTTTGGAAAGGCGAGAATGAAACTTTCAACCGTGCGGAATACGTCGCCCTGTCCAATGCCCTGCAAGGTTATTATGAACAACTGGCGCAGAACCCCGGCTTGTTCCCGGGCTTCAATTCCTTTTACGATTACCTGGAGGGCGACTACCGGAAAGTGCTGGAAAGCCACCGGGTCAAGGAACGTGATTTCGATATGGATAATTTCCTGTACGTGCTGCGCCCGTATTACAAAGGCGGCGAGTTTGACTATTTGCTGAATGCTACGGAAAACCTCGAACTATTGAGCCAGCCCTTTATCGTTTTTGAGCTGGATCAGATCAAAGACCACCCGATCCTGTTCCCGGTAGTGACCCTCATCATCATGGAACTGTTCATCTCCAAGATGCGCAAACTGCCTGGCTTGCGTAAAGTACTGACGATTGACGAAGCCTGGAAGGCTATTGCCAAATCAGGTATGGCTGAGTTCCTGCGTTACGCTTTCAAGACCATCCGTAAGTTCAACGGCATCCCCATTGTCATTACCCAGGAACTGGAAGACCTGATCAATTCCCCGGTGATCAAGGATGCCATTATCAATAACGCCGATATCAAGATCCTGATGGATATGCGCAAGTTCCAGGGCAAGTTCAGCAAGTTACAGGACGCGCTCGGCTTGTCCGACAAAGGCAAAACCATCCTGCTTTCGGTCAACAAGGATAACCGCGAGATCTTCATCGATATCGGCGGGCAGGTGATGAAGGTTTATAAAAACGAACTCTGCCCCGAAGAATACTATGCTTTTACTACGGAAGGCCGAGAGCGGGTAAAAGTGCTCGAATACGCCGAAAAGTATGGCAGTGTCGAACAGGGTATCAAAGCCCTGGTCGCCGAATTACAAACTTCAAAAGCAGCTTAA
- a CDS encoding DUF4133 domain-containing protein, which produces MNNSIYNINKGINKSIEFRGLRAQYIWYFAGLVMGLLIVFAALYIIGAGTIICLAVTGSAAAYGSLKIFSLSRKYGEHGLMKAAAKKRLPKVLKSYSRRIFQQFTFKNTSHEK; this is translated from the coding sequence ATGAACAACAGCATCTATAACATCAACAAAGGCATTAATAAAAGCATCGAGTTCCGCGGCCTGCGGGCGCAGTACATCTGGTATTTCGCCGGCCTGGTCATGGGCTTGTTAATTGTTTTTGCCGCGCTTTACATCATCGGTGCCGGAACGATCATCTGCCTGGCCGTTACCGGCAGCGCAGCCGCTTACGGCAGCCTTAAAATATTCAGCCTGAGCCGCAAGTACGGCGAGCACGGTCTCATGAAAGCGGCTGCAAAAAAACGCTTGCCCAAAGTACTGAAATCTTACAGCCGCCGCATCTTCCAACAATTCACCTTTAAAAACACCAGCCATGAAAAATAA
- a CDS encoding RsmD family RNA methyltransferase: protein MKTLHFDHIRCPLHRYTFSVKAIRHWVEQTCEGRVLNLFAGETRLNVNEVRNDLDPDMPADFHEDALIFLRGWTGEAFNTILLDPPYAYRKSMELYKGMICSPFRQLKDAIPACLAPNGLVITFGYHSIVMGVNRGFTLECLALFSHGGAIHDTIAAAERYSPEQFIHYNNHQRYEQQHL, encoded by the coding sequence ATGAAAACGCTGCACTTTGACCATATCCGCTGCCCGCTGCACCGCTATACTTTTTCGGTGAAAGCCATACGCCACTGGGTGGAACAAACCTGCGAAGGACGGGTGCTGAACCTCTTTGCCGGTGAAACCAGACTGAACGTGAATGAGGTCCGCAACGACCTTGATCCGGACATGCCGGCCGATTTTCATGAGGATGCGCTAATATTCCTGCGCGGCTGGACAGGTGAGGCATTCAACACCATCCTGCTGGACCCGCCTTATGCCTACCGCAAAAGTATGGAACTCTACAAGGGTATGATTTGCAGCCCATTCCGGCAGCTCAAAGATGCCATCCCTGCCTGCCTCGCACCAAACGGCCTGGTCATCACTTTCGGCTATCATTCCATCGTGATGGGGGTTAACCGCGGGTTTACGCTGGAATGCTTAGCACTGTTTAGCCACGGCGGGGCCATTCATGATACCATCGCTGCTGCAGAACGCTATTCTCCGGAACAATTCATCCACTACAATAACCACCAACGTTATGAACAACAGCATCTATAA